TGACTGGAAATTGAGGCCTTCTGATGGCTAGCTGCACCTGTCCTCAGTCAGGCTCCTAGGAAAACCTgtatttcctccctctcttcactATTACTGTCCTCTCTCCAGGTCCTCACACTGACTTCCCATCTCTTAACGAGACCTGTCCCCTCATGCTACAGCCTTAAATTCCCTGAGACCACCTCTGAGGATGTGACTGCTGCCAACCTGTGGTCACTCATGGCTGACTCTATGGGAGGGATTCTGTAAAAGTGGTATAGTGTGAGTGATTCCTTTAGTCCTCATGGTCCTCTACTTGACTTTTGGCATGAACTGGAATTCCTCCTGAGGTTGACCCCTGAGCCCCAGTGCCTCCTGAGATGCTCTAAAAGAAACGTGTGGGGTGCATCATGCCTGTGTTCCCAAATGTGCCAGTGCGAGGTGTAGAGGGCCAGGGCTGTGTTCTAGGTGCAGTCCCTTTATCCTCATGTGGAGTCACTAGTTTTCCACTCTTTACTAAAGTGAGGCTTCTACGAGTAGATCAAGGCTCTCACCTCCCTGAGACCACTCCAGTGGAAAGAGAAGCTCTTCAGCCAGAAAGCTTTCTCTTGGGTCTCATAGGGCTGACATCAGGGGTGGGCCTCCATAGTCTCCCCTGTTCTTGGCTGAGTGGTCCTCTTGCCCCTTGTTCAGGGACCTCATCCTCACTCCTGACCAGACCCAGACTGCAGCCTCCACTCACCTGAGGCTGTGATCCTCAGAACAAAGGCATTACTTTCTTGGAAGTTCTAGATTGGAAGACAGGATGAACCAGATGTGTGCAATGCTACTGGGGCCTTCTGAGGAGGAGAACATTCTAGGGCTCCACTCTCTTCTGGAGTCAGTGGTCCCCTAGTCTTAGATCAGGTTTTTACCTTGACTTCCGGTAGCATATGCGAATCCACCCTCGCTACTGGCTGAATCAGCTGGCCTGTGGCCAAGGCTTTCACCTTCTTGAGACAACAGAAGGGGAGGTGAGAGAACTACTCCCTGGCCAGCCTTCCCTTTTCCTCCGTGCCATCCCCCTTGCTATGGGGGGGTCCACTCATCAGCACTCAGTGTCCTCACTGTAAATCCTATGAAAGCCTCTTAGGATCTTCTACTTGGGCAGAATTGGAGCTGCTGCCCCAAGACCAAAGCACTCAACTCCCTGAGAACCCCTCTGCCCttgccctgcaggaaaagaaagcGCACCTCAGACAGACTGCTCTCCCCATTACCACACAAGGCACGAAGCAGGATATAGTTTGTGGGACCTCTAGTGTTCTAAAATCTTCCCTTTGATAACTGTCAGAGGCTGAGACTCTTCCATCCATTGACCTGATGACACACTGCTTAAGCTAAGGCTTTATGTCCCAGAGAATCAGGAAGGATAAATGAGGGCATATTGATCTTTTCAGGGTATCTAACATTGCATGTGTTCATGACCACATTGTCCCTGAGTAGTTTTGTCTTCTTTCATACCATTCATTTAtcagcattttttaaactttattccaGAACAGTTCCTTGGGACAGGGCCCCATGTGTCCAACCAGACACATTTTTTGGAGAGTTTagaggaaaaatgaatgaaaagacatGATGTCTGGCTTAGGCTGGGAGAAGTGGCACCTTGTGGGCTCTGCACGAATTCAGATTGGGGGACTAGTCCTAGGAAGGTCACTTCATCAGTTTGTGAACTTGAGAAATTTGCAAGTTATCCATCCATAAATGGAGTCTGCTAAATCTGATCCTCCATGAATGCTGGAATGCATGTTCTACATATAAAGCAGTGGCATACTGATTAAGTATTGGTTTGTAATAAGTGGAAGTTATGCTTACTATGAACCCCTCAAATACCACTGTCCcatctgagtttatttttaatccagGAGAGAGCAGAGAATATGCAGTGAATTaggacaaaagaaacaaatattcttaAATGAGCTAAATAAGTCaaagtattctttatttttactaaaagaaaGGTTCAAAGAAATAATGTAAACCACAACTTAaagactttttattcttttctccattttctttttgattctcaATAGTTTCTGTGCTCTTCCTTCAGATTAGCATGAAAATCACTCTTGCAGTGCTATGTTACCTACTTTCAGATCATAAAGACAATATAGATGGCTCCTTAATTTCTTTAACATCTACCAAATCTGTACCTTTAAAACAGCAATGAATATAACAGTACTATCATTACCAAATTAATACTCTGAAGAAAAACAACCTcttagaagtaaaaatatttgaaggaaacaaaacaaaacatataataTGTAGAAGTTACTCgtgtgaaacagaaagagaaatgtgatTGAAAGAAATGTTATcaagacaccgatgtatagatcagtcctatggactctgtgggagagggagagggtggggagatttgggagaataccattgaaacatgtataatatcatgtatgaaacaagatgccagtccaggttcgatgcatggtactggatgcttggggctggtgcactgggacgacccagagggaagggaggggagggaggagggtggagggttcaggatggggaacgcgggtatacctgtggtggattcatttcgatatttggcaaaactaatacaatattgtaaagtttaaaaataaaataaaattaacaaaaaaaattaataaatgaaaaaaagaaagaaatgtgatctAACCCCCACTACCATGCACTCTTTAGAAGCTTGActactcttcaagaaaaattctCCTCTAATGTCATGTTATCTTGTTTGCATTGTGAACAGTATATTCAGTATTTTCAGTGTGTTTTATAAATACtctaacttttaaaacattaaaacagcTGGAAACTATGATTTATATGATTCAGATATTTGAATTCTGAAGCACAATAAACCTTATCAAAAAAAagtaagaacattttaaaatactaaacacCTCCTTCACCTCTTTACCTTTCTAATTTAAATCATCTTTCATTAGGTATTTCTCATGTGAATACAAGAAAACATACATAGTTTGTTAAAACAAACTAGACCTAAACTCGCTTATCATTTAAAACTGTAAGAAGATATGGGTTTTGTTCCCTCCACCCCTACTACTTTGCACTATTTAGCAGCTTGACTGCTCTCTTCCAAGACAAAGGGAACAAAgtgccctgcccccctccctaGATGTGGGAGGAGCTGCAGGACTTGGCCCTGGAAGGGGCACTGGCCTCAGCCATGGTGGGAGCCCTGGCCACACCTCTCCACCCTGCTCTCTCCGCCTGATCTCTCAGAGCCTCGTCATAGAGGTCTGGGAAGGAACTAGGGACCCTACCATGTAACTTGGCTAGAACCTCCAGTACCTTCATCTTACTGGTCTCAGCACAAGCTCTCGGGCCCCACAAGAACTCGTAGCATGGAGGATCACTATTGGGCACCCGGCGGTAGTTCAGGTACTCCTTCTGCACCAGGTCTTTGGTGATGAGCCTTCTGGGCTCCCCAAAGATGCAGTGCCTCCTCCCAGCATAGATCCCCAACATACTGAGGAATTCCCAGATCTCCTCCTCGGTGGCACAGTTACCATTCACGAAGATGACCCCCAGGAGCACCATGAGGAGACCGGACTTGGGCAGCCCCCCATCATCACTCGGACAGTCATTTGCCCCGAGGTTGAGCTTGCTGATGAGGGTGTAGATATTCCTGCTACGGTCGACTTCCTTCATCTCCAGGCCAAAGACCAGCTCCACGCGCTCACGGGCTGTACTGAGGATCTCAGAGAAGTGCTGCCTGTACTTCCTGCTGATGATTTTCATCAGGGCGCTCTGCGTGATGGGCTCCTTCTTGGTGTACTTCTCCAGCAGGAACTCCACGAGTATCCTGGCCTTCCTGGTCAGAGGATCTTTGCGAGTGCTCTGAGTGGCAGGGGCTTCCTGGGAGGCACCTGCACTTTCCTCCTCCGGGCCCTGGGCACCTTCATCAGATGCTGCACATGAAGGCCCTGCATCAGGAGAGCTAGGGACCATGGCTCCCTGAAGCTGCTGGTGATCACCAGCAGCAGGGGAGCTCGGGAGAGAACCCTgaggggcagaagaaggggaggaggggcacTCCTCCTTTGGGGCTTCAGCAGCACTGGCCTGGGCCTCCTGAGTGTCCCCCCGGACCTGGCGGCATTTCCCTCGGGCATGGGATTGCTCCTGTGCCTCCGAGGCATGGTGACAGCAGGTAAGGGGCCGCAGGTGGGAGTGCGGGCAGGAAAGCAGGCAGGAAGGCACCTGGAGGAGGGACAAGGACATGCTGTGAGAACCTTCAGCGAGGAGAGTCCTCCCTGGCTTGAATGGAAGCCACTTCTGAGGGGTCCTCAAGGGCAGTGCTCTAGGACCCACAGGGCTCCTGTTCTCCTGGTCAGCCTGTCCCCTGAGCCCGCTGAGTAGCAATGGAGAGTGAGCCATGGGGCACTGCAGACAGTCCTCCCTGGGCATTAAAAGGGGGACCAGTGAGGGCTGGCAGATGAGGCAGGTCCTCTCAGCTGACATTCAGATTCACGATGTAAATCAGTGCGAGACACCCCCATATCCAACGCCTCCTCTCCCACACCCAGCCTGTTCCCTCTCCTGTCTGAAATTGACACTGTCAGCTTCCCAGTCACCCCAGACGAGAGGAGGGCATACTCAGACCCCCACTGAAGGGTCCCAGGACTTTCCCTTCTGGTGTCTCGCGGCTGCCCCTTCAAAACCAAGCTCAAAGCTCCCCTCTCAGACCGCCGCCCCCTTTCCCAATGTTTGGCCGGGAGGAAGCGCTGACCAGAAGGGAGGGTCCTGAGTTGCCCGTTTGTCGGGGAGGATGGTCTTCATCCTGACTCTTCCCGAACCCTGACATCCTTCTTCTACTGACCAGCTGCCAGCCTCTCAGAACAAAGTTCCCTCTTCTCCGAGTCTCCCGTGTCCGAGGTCGCAGTGAGGGAGCCCCTCAGCATTTAGAGCTGCCCAGCGGCTGCCCGGATGATCCGCAGCCAAATTGCGGTGAGTCGGGGGTTACACATGGCTGCCGTTCTGGTGTATGGAGACCCTCAGTCCCCCTGAGGGTCCCTCCTTCACTCCACAGGGCTCGTGGCTCTCCCTCTCCTGAGCAGAGCTGGGGTCCAGCAGAGCCTGACGGAAGCATTCTTTCCCGAGACCCCCTAGGGGTTAGTGGATGGTTTTGGGGCCTAAGAGCTAGCCTGGATCCTCTGGTCTGAGTGCAGGGGTAGGGTGGCCGGAGGCTGTGCGGCCCCCTCTTTTCAGAGGGAAAAGGGATTCGAGGTACAGAGACGTGTCCCTGCACTCGTAACTCACATCACCTCTGATCTTGACACCCGATGACACTTGGGACTGCTCCCTCTGGCCACCGTCAACGGCAGTTCTCAGAGACAGCAGCACTGTCAAGGATGGCGTCGCTCCCCCAGCGTGCTTAGGAGGACGTCACTTCCTGTCATGCACATCTGGGCTCCAGGAGGACAGCAGGGGTGGGACCTGGACAGGCGGGGTTTTGGGGGTGCTTCTCACAGGATTGGCACGTGGACTTTCCCTTGACTCTTAAGGGGTCCTGGGacgtccctgtcctgaactgacAGCTGGCTCACTCCATGCCTCTCACTTGTGTCAGCACCTCCAGTGGGAAGAACTGGGGAGCCCAAGCCTAACAGCCTTCCTGGCGCCCATGAGACCAACAGCGAGGGCTCTCTTGGGCTCCCTCTTCTGTAGTAAGCAATGTTCTGTCGTTCTCCATGCTTTCCCTTAACCCCTGTAGATGCTGGGCTACGTCCCATCTCCTGACCTGAGGCCAAGGCCTCATATCGAAGATGTGAACCCCCAAGTCTCCTGGTATGAAGTGCACATATGTCTCATTCACCATTTCTACCCGAGGCTTCCTGGAAATGGCTGCTACAGGTAAGATGAGCTGAGAGGGAAGGATGAGAGACTATCTTCTGTGGTGTGGAACCCCTCACATCTCACTCAGAAACTTCATTCATATTGACTGCTGACAGGGCATGGAAATCCTTCCCTGTCTGGTATAAGTCCACCCCTGTCCCCAACCATGCTCATACAATTCCAGAAGAGTAAGTGAAGGGGCTCCTTAGCCTGACAGTTCTCACTGTGGGCTCTCAATCGACTGCAGGGTCATTGCTCAAAAGTTCTGAGATGAAATTCTGTCGTTTTGTACCATTACTGTGAtactaatttttctcttttagttgCTGGGTGATAGTctattatggtgatcatttaaAAGGGCCAGTTCTCATCCACTAGCATCCCCTGGTggcgcagacagtaaagaatccgcctgcggtatgggagacctgggttcaatccgtgggttgagaagaccccctggaggaggacacggcaacccactctagtattcttgcctggagtttccccttggacagaggagcctggtgggctacagtccatggggtcgcaaagagtcggacagaactgagtgactaagcacacacacaacaaactTTGTGCTGGTTATTTCATGATCTGGGCCATACTGCCACATCCAACCCAAACTTTGGAGCCCCATGGTCCTGGCATGGGGCCTCAGAGATGCTGCCTCAGATTCCTTCAGTGAAGCAGTGGAGATTCCTGATCCCAGGGCAGAGTGGAAGAATCCAGGGCTCAAGTTTAAAGCCTTTTGCAGCTGATCCTGTTGTCTGCTTCCCTTGCAGCCTGCACGTCTGTGCCAGTCTCTTTAAGTACTCCCCAACCTGGGCGCACATAGGGTCAAGTTCAGTGGAGACTTACTGTCCATCAgggattatttaattttatgttttcacttttgttaacagttttcttcattccttccatAAGATTTCCATGGTTATTTCTGGGTACAAAAAGCAGCAGACCCTGTTTCATTGTGGTCTCAGCTACTCTGACTGTGGTACTAAATCTGTAAAGGAGTTACAGAAAATTGACAGTCTTACAATATCTGTTCCTCATGAGTATACATAACATACTATTCTGTTTGAGCCTTCTTTGTCCTAAGACTCTCAGGAAATTCTTCATGTTGCCTCCATGAAGActgtatacatttttctaaagtttctttgtaggtaattttttttctatggtTGCTTCTGTTTATGGTGTATTTTCTGTTACTTGGTGTAAGTAATTCTTGATACTTCCAGACCAACTAGATGATTTTGCTGccatgatatttttttttccagatttttgaaGTCTCTTACATGTTTGAATATTTCCTGTCCTGTTCTCTAAGATTTTTAATTTGAGAATCAAATTGTTACTGTgatcttttgcttttcattactTCTGACTTTTATTCATTTGGCATTGTTGTATATAACTCTAGTGGCTATATGTACTTCTCCAgactttttttctagtttttaaattcatagatttttaaacaattatttttaattagaagacaAGTAAATGGTGTGTCAGGTTCTCTTGTATGAAGcagctatatacatatatctcttccctcatgaacctccctcccacccccgacctcacccctctaggtcgtcactGAGCTGATTCCTTGTGTCACCCAGCAACTTCCCCCTCATGCCTGTTGTCCACACGGTAGTGAATATTTGTCCACgccactctctcaattcgtctcACTGTCTGCTTCCCCCGATGTGTCCACATGCccgttctctacgtctgtgtctccattcttgccctgcaaatagatttatAACTACCCTTTTGtggcttttctttctcattctcttattAGTATATTTTGCAGATAGaagtttttaatattaacaaggttcagcttattattttctttcatggactgtgcttttggtgttgtgcCTAAAATCTCATTACCAAAGTCATGTTTTGCCCCCGTATTATCTTACAGATTTTCTTGCCTATTGCATATGGCATGTACAATCCTAGtccctgaccagcgatcaaacctctTCTACCAGCAGTGGAAGTGttgattcttaaacactggactgccagggatgtccctgccattttttttaaattgtgtggttttgatttaggtcTGTGATTCCCTTTGAGTTAATTATTTTGAAAGGCTTAGAGTTTGTATGTGGATTCATTTTTCTTAGATAAGGATGTCTAGTTATCCCAAGGCTGTAAGTTtaaaagactgtccttttccattgaattgcctttgtGCCTTTGTTAAAGGTCGGTTTAGTGTTTGGGATGTCTGTTTCTAGATTTTCTGTTCTGTGCCATTGATCTGTCTATTATTCTGTTAATAGCATACAGTCTTGAGTATTGTAGCTTtaaagtaagttttgaaatccagTAATATCAATTCTCTAACTTTGACCTTTGATATTGACTTCAGTGGGTATTATGGATCATTTCATTTttgacataaaatttaaattgttgGCTGCTATCTACAAGCTATCTTGCTGGAATTTTAAACAGAATTGCATTAAGTATCTAGGTTATGTTGGCAATAAGTGACGTCTCAACAATATAGCATCTCCCTATCTATGAACATGGCGTGTCTATTTATATAGatcttctttaattattttcagtGCAGTTTATGAGTTTTACTCATGTAaatcttatacatattttttaaagaattacttcTAATATATTTTGGTGCTAATGTAAATGGTGTTAGGTTTTTAATTGCAAGTTCCATTTCTTTATTGGAAAAGAATTGACTATTATGCATTAACCTTATTAATATACTAATTATATAGTAGTTATATATTGATAATATATTAACCTTATTAACATACACTCCTGGCTTATTAATGCCAGGAGTTTTCTTGTTGTTGATGATTATAATTCCATTTTTCCCTTCCAAATATCTGTATCTTTTGCTTCCTTCCCTTATCTCATTGCATTGGCTACAACTTTCAGTACAGTGTTGAATAGGCATGGTGAGAAGGGATATCCTCACCTTGTTCCTCACCTTAGTGTGACAGCATCTGTCTTCTCACTATAGAATATGATGTTTTacctgtatttctttttagatgTTGTATATGAAGCTGAGGAAATACCTGTCTGTATCtagtttgctgagaatttttatgatgaatgggtgttggattttatcagatgatttttttcccttcatctgtTGATCTGATCTTGTGATTATCTTCCTTAGACTATTGTTATTATGACTTAAGGTTgctgattttcaaatgttgcaCATCTGAAATGCATCCTACTTAGATATAGTATGTAATTCCTTCTATGGATTGTTAGGTTTCTTTCCTTATATTTTGTTGGGGATTTTGCTTCTGTGTTCATGAGAGGTATTTgtgttcaatttttttctcttaatttcttcatcaattcttcagtgctctgctttcctcacagtccaactctcacatccatacatgaccagtggaaaaaccatagtcttgactagatggacctttgttggcaaagtaatgtctctgcttttcaatatggtatctaggttggtcataacttttcttccaaggagtaagcgtcctttaattcatggctgcagtcaccatctgcagtaattttggagcccagaaaaataaagtctgacactgtttccccatctatttcccatgaaatgatgggaccagatgccattatcttcgttttctgaatgttgagttttaagccaactttttcagtcccctctttcaccttcagcaagaggctttttagttcctcttcactttctgccatcagggtggtgtcatctgcatatctgaggttattgatatttctcccggcaatcttgattccagcttgtgcttcttccagcccagcctttctcatgatgtactctgcatataagttaataagaaaataagcagggtgacaatatacagctttgacgtactccttttcctatttggaaacagtcagttgttccatgtccagttctaactgttgcttcctgacctgcatacacatttctcaagaggcatgtcaggtttCTTTTACATCTACCAAAACTGTAactttaaaatcctaaaacagcaataaataaaactggaatatCATAACCAAATCAATATTCTGAAGAAAAGGAATGTGGTAGAAGTAAAAATATTCCATAAAAATGAAGTGAATAATATGCAGAAGTTACTAGTTTACATCAGGAAGAAAATAGAGATCTAAACCTGGTTTGCTCGACCCCTACTAACCTGCACTATCTAGGAGCTTGACTACCCTTTGAGAAAATTCTGTTCCAGTGTCATCTTACCTTGTTTAGATGGTGAACAACATATTCAGTATGTTCAATGTGTTTTACATATACCCAACCTGTGGctttcaaaactttaaaacagcAAACAATGTGATTTATACGATTAATACATTTGTATTCTGAAGCAAAATAAACCTTATGAAAAgtaattaacatttgaaaatactaAACTCCTCCCTCATCTCCTTAATCTAATTTAATCAACCTTCACTAGACATTTCTCTTATGcataaaggaaaaatgatatatatttttaaaaatgagttgcaCTTAAACTCCCTTACTACATAAAACAGTAAAGAACATACATGTTTTGTTCCCTCCACCCTACTACTCTGTACTGCTTAGGATCTTCACAGCTCTGTTCCAACACAAAAGGGAAGAAAGTGTAGGGGCCTCCGTCCCTAGATGTGGGAGGAGCTGCAGGACTTGGCCCTGGAAGGGGCACTGGCTTCAGCCATTGTTGGAGCCCTGGCCAGGCCTCTCAGCCCTGCTCTCTCCGCCTCATCTCTCAGAGCCTCGTCATAGAGGTCTGGGAAGGAAGTCCGGACGGTATCGTGGATCTTCGCCAGCACCTCCAACACCTTCATCTTACTGGTTTCAAACAAACGCTCGGGCCCCACACTAACTTGTAGTGTGGAGGATTGCCATTGGGCACCTGTCAGTACTTCAGCACCAGATCTTTGGTGATGAGCTTTCTGAGCTCCCCAAAGATACAGTGCCTCCTCCCAGTACAGACCTCCAACACACTGAGGAATTCCCAGACCTCCTCGCCGGGGGCACGGTTACACTTCATGAAGATAATGCCCAGGTTATGTCCCGAGAACCCACATGCGTAGCCGATGGACATTGGACCTAAGAGCCAGGTCTGAGCCTCCCAGCGTAGAGCAGGTGCGGGGTTGCCGGGGGGCTGGGAAATCCCCTGTTTTCGGCTGGAAAAGGTGTTGGGAGTGCCAGGGCATATCTTTGTAACTATCCAGTGCACTTGTAACTCATGTCACCTCCGACTTGGACCCCTGATGAGACCTCGGACTCCTCCCTTTGGTCACAGCTACAGCAGCTCTCAAAGATAGCAGCCTTCTCGGAGATGGTATGGCACCCCAGCATGGATAGGGGGCATCACTTCCTATCATGTGCATCTGGGCTCCAGGAGGATAGCAGGGGCGGGGCTTGGGTGGGCGGGGTTCTGGGGGAGTTTCCTGCAAGAGGGGGAATGTGGTTCCTTCTTCGACACATAGTGGGTCCTGGGACGTCCCTGCTGATCTCAGTCAACTGGCCTCACTCCTTGCCTCTCACTTCTCTTAGTAAACCAAGCAGGAAGAATTTGGGAGCCCGAGCCTGACAGCCTTCCTGGAGCTGCTGAGACAGACAGTGAGGGCACTCTGGGGCACCTTGTGTGCTGAGTGATGCTCTCTGTCCTCTATCCCTGTCTTCCCCTGACCGTAATGCTGTGTTATGTCCCATCTGCAGACCTGAGGGTAAGGCCTCACCTGGAAGATGTCAAATCCCCAGACGTCTGGTGAGAAGTGTGCTGGCATCTCATCTGGACGCTTCTGCCTAAGGCTTCCTGGAAATGGCTGCTGCAGGTAAGATAAGCGAGAGGGAAGGATGGGTGAATGCCTTCTGTGGTGTGGAACCCCTCACATCTCACTCAGGATCTTCATATtgactgcaggcagagtctggaAACCCTTCCCTTTCTGGTATAAAACCACCCTTGTCCCCAACCATGCCCCACACAATCCCAGCAGAGAAAGTGAAGGGGCTCCTTAGCCTGACGGTTCTCACTGTGGGCTCTTAGTCGACTGCAGGGGCATTGCTTGAAAGTTCTGCGAtgaatttctgtccttttgtaCAGTTACGGTGATACGAGCTTTTCTCTTTTAGTGCACGTGGTGACAGTCTCTTAAGCTCATCATTTACAAGGGCCAGTTGTCATCCACTGACAAAGTTTGTGCTGGTTATTGTATGACCTCTGGGCCATACTGCCATGACCATCCCAAACTTTGGTGCCCCATAATCCTGGCATGGGGCTCTGAGATGCTTCCTCAGGTTCCTTCAGTGAACCAGTAGAGGTTCATGGTCCCAAGGCCCAGTGGAAGAATCCACTGCTCCAGTTTAAAGCCTTTTCCAGCTGATCctgttgtttgtttcctttgggGCCTGCACACTTGTGTCAGCCTCAGAGTACTCCCTGACCTGGGCACTCACAGGGTCAAGTTCAATGGAGACTTATTGTTCCTCAGGGATTATTTAGTTTTGTGTTCTTGCTTTTGTTAGTAGTTGTCTTTATTCCTTGCATaagttttccatggtttgttcTGGGTACAGGAAACAGCCACCCACGCATGACTGTGGTCTCAGCTACTCTGGATGTGGTACTCAATCTGTAAAGAATTTAAGGAAAATCGACAGTCTTAAAATATGTCCTCAGGAATTCACATAACATACAGTTCTGTTTGAGACTTCCTTTTCCTAAGACGCTCAGGAAATTCTTCTTGTTGCCTTCATGTAGACTGCATACATTTTTCTAAGATTTCTTTGTAACTGCATTTTTCATATCGTTGCTTTTGTTTATGGTGTGTTTTCTATTACATGGCTTGAGTATTGTCGATTCTTCCAGACGAGTCTCTTGATTTTGCTGTGTTGATCATTTTATTCCAGATTTCTGAAGTTAGTTATATGTGTCAATGTTTTCGGTGCCTGTTTCCTAAGAATTTTAATTCGAGGATCAAATTCTTactgtgatattttgtttttcattattgctgacttttattcattttgcatTGGTACATGTAACTCTGTACTGGCTATGTGTTCTTAtccatatttttttctagtttttatattagtagacttttaaaaa
The nucleotide sequence above comes from Bos javanicus breed banteng chromosome X, ARS-OSU_banteng_1.0, whole genome shotgun sequence. Encoded proteins:
- the LOC133242680 gene encoding melanoma-associated antigen B4-like — translated: MSLSLLQVPSCLLSCPHSHLRPLTCCHHASEAQEQSHARGKCRQVRGDTQEAQASAAEAPKEECPSSPSSAPQGSLPSSPAAGDHQQLQGAMVPSSPDAGPSCAASDEGAQGPEEESAGASQEAPATQSTRKDPLTRKARILVEFLLEKYTKKEPITQSALMKIISRKYRQHFSEILSTARERVELVFGLEMKEVDRSRNIYTLISKLNLGANDCPSDDGGLPKSGLLMVLLGVIFVNGNCATEEEIWEFLSMLGIYAGRRHCIFGEPRRLITKDLVQKEYLNYRRVPNSDPPCYEFLWGPRACAETSKMKVLEVLAKLHGRVPSSFPDLYDEALRDQAERAGWRGVARAPTMAEASAPSRAKSCSSSHI